TCGTCCAGGCCAGTTCCGCCGCGAACTTGTGCGCGATGGCCCAGCGCGGAGTGGCAGAGCGGAAGCCAAGCCGGCGCTGCAGCGCGAGGTCATCGACCTTGTAGACGACGCCGTCGATGTCATAGCCGAGCGTCGCGCGCTGCTGCTCGATCAGGGCGTAATGGGCCAGCAGTTCCTCTGGCCCGGTGCAGAGCCGCGTCAGCGGGTTAGTCCGGAAGCCCATGGCCGCGAGGCGGCCGATGGCGTCGTGCTGCGTAGCGGCCAGGGGCTCGGAATGGGCGCCCCAGGCATAGGCGAAGAAATGCAGCGGCCGCGACGCGGTGACGGCAGGATCAAGCTGGCGCAGCGAGCCCGCCGCGGCATTGCGCGGATTGGCGAACAGACGCTGCCCGGCGGCCGCCTGCCGTTCGTTCAGCGCGGCGAAGTCGGCATGGGTCATATAGACCTCGCCCCGCACCTCGAGCACCTCGGGCGCGCCCTCCAGCCGCTGCGGCAGGTCGGCGATGGTCCGGGCGTTCTCGGTGACGTTCTCCCCGGTTTCGCCGTCGCCGCGCGTGGCGGCCTGCACGAGGCAGCCCTTCTCGTAGCGGATCGACAGCGAGAGCCCGTCGATCTTCGGTTCGGCGGTGAAGGGCAGATCGCCGACATGGCCGAGGTAGCGCCGGATCCGGTCGGTCCAGTCGTCGACCTCGGACCGCTCGAAGGCGTTTTCCAGCGACAGCATCCGCACCTCGTGGCGGACCTTTGCGAATCCTTCGGCGAGCGCCCCGCCGACCCGGCCGCTCGGGCTGTCCTCGCGGCGCAGCGCAGGGAAGCGCTCCTCGATGGCGCGGTTGCGCCGCTTCAGCGCGTCATAGTCGGCGTCGCTGATCTGCGGGGCGTCGTGGGTATGATAGGCAGTGTCGGCCGCGGCGATCGCCTCGGCCAGCCGCGCCAGTTCCTCCGCGGCCTCCGCCTCGGTCAGCTGATCCACCGGCCGTCCGTCCTGCATGAGGCTCCCCCGCTTCCGCCTCCCGCTGGTTTAGGCAACGGCCGGGGTCTCGTCCAGTCCGGGGCAAGCGCGGACGAGGACGGACCGGCCGGGCGGCCGAATCGTGAAGACCCCGCCGGCGCAGGGCGGAGCCTGACGCGGGACGGGAGGCACTGGCCATCGCACCGCGCGCCGCCGTAAGCGCGCGTCCACTCAAGCGGCAGCACTTCGGCGGACGCCCAGCCGCCACGGCGGAAGACCGGCTCGGGGGCAGCTTGAGGATCGTCCGCAGCACAGCAGGACGGGCGGGCCTGGGACGACTCTGCCCGAGAAGCTTGAGGACCGGGCCGACCCCGGGCGTGGCCTGGAAGGCGGGCCGGCTCAGGCCCCGACGGCGAAGCGGCGGTCGGATTCGGACGGCACCGGATCCCGCAGCACATAGCCCCGGCCCCAGACCGTCTCGATGTAGCTTTCGCCACCCGTCGCCTCGGCCAGCTTCTTGCGCAGCTTGCAGATGAAGACGTCGATGATCTTCAGCTCCGGCTCGTCCATGCCGCCGTAAAGGTGATTCAGGAACATCTCCTTCGTCAGGGTGGTGCCCTTCCGCAGCGAGAGCAGTTCCAGCATCTGGTATTCCTTGCCGGTCAGATGCACGGGCTTGCTTTCCACCTCGACGGTCTTGGCATCGAGATTGACCACGATCTTGCCGGTGCGGATCACCGACTGGGCGTGTCCCTTGGACCGGCGGATGATGGCGTGGATCCGCGCGACCAGTTCCTCGCGGTGAAACGGCTTGGTCATGTAGTCGTCGGCGCCGAAGCCGAAGCCCTTGATCTTGTTCTCGGTATCGTCCGCGCCCGAGAGGATCAGGATCGGAGTGTCCACCCGCGCGAGGCGAAGCTGACGAAGCACCTCGTGCCCGCTCATGTCCGGAAGATTCAGATCCAGCAGGATGAGATCGTAATCGTAGAGTTTCGCGAGATCGATCCCGTCCTCGCCCAGATCGGTGCAATAGACGTTCAGGTTCGCGTGGGTCAGCATCAGCTCGATGCTTCGGGACGTCGTCGGATCATCCTCAACCAGCAGTATTCTCATCGTTTACGCTCCGCATCGCCACCATGGGTATTAACTACAATGGCCGCCAATGGTTAATCACAAGTTACTCTTGCAGAAGCAGAGCGGAAAACAATCTAAAGTTGCCGAAACTTCTGGATCATCGTGACCTTCAGGGCTTTCTCGCCGTGCGACATGACGGCGGACCGCCAGAGCGCGAATTCCTCTTCGGAAAGGGCATACCGGTCGAGTGCCTCCTTTTCGGTCAGAAGGCCGTGGACCACGGCCTTGACCACCGCGGCCTTGCGACTCGCCACCCAGCGCCGGGTGTCCGGGGGCGGAAGATCGGCGCGGCTGAGAACCGTGCCGTCCGGCAGCGTGACCTGCCGGGGACCGTCGACTCGCTTGAGATACATCACCACATCCCTCCAACGAGCCGCAGGCTGACCCAGCAGGCTTAAGCATCGGTGAAACGTGGGGTTGAGACTGCGCAGCATTTTCCTA
This portion of the Rhodobacter sp. CZR27 genome encodes:
- a CDS encoding DUF1153 domain-containing protein, producing the protein MYLKRVDGPRQVTLPDGTVLSRADLPPPDTRRWVASRKAAVVKAVVHGLLTEKEALDRYALSEEEFALWRSAVMSHGEKALKVTMIQKFRQL
- the ctrA gene encoding response regulator transcription factor CtrA, which encodes MRILLVEDDPTTSRSIELMLTHANLNVYCTDLGEDGIDLAKLYDYDLILLDLNLPDMSGHEVLRQLRLARVDTPILILSGADDTENKIKGFGFGADDYMTKPFHREELVARIHAIIRRSKGHAQSVIRTGKIVVNLDAKTVEVESKPVHLTGKEYQMLELLSLRKGTTLTKEMFLNHLYGGMDEPELKIIDVFICKLRKKLAEATGGESYIETVWGRGYVLRDPVPSESDRRFAVGA